The nucleotide sequence TTTCTTTGGCCGTGAGGTTCAGCGGCTTGATCTCGTTCGACAGATGAGGGTTCTTGATGCCGCCTTTATCGTAGAACTCAATCACGTCCTCCAGGGTCTTGGCGCTGCCGTCGTGCAGATAGGGGGCGCTGGCGGCGATGTTGCGCAGGGTCGGCGTTTTAAATGCCCCTTTGTCTGACTCTTTCTTAGTGACGGTATATCGTCCCAGATCAGATTTCGGCTTGTCGAAGCCCACGCCGAGATTGTGGTACCGCTCGTCCGTAAAAGCGAAACCGGTATGACATCGTAGACAATTCGCTTTCTCCCGGAAGAGTTGAAGTCCTTGCTGCTCACTCTCCGAGAGCGCCGCGTCGTCGCCGTCCTCGTATCTGTCGAACGCTGAATTCCCACACACAAGGGAGCGCTCGAATGCCGCAATAGCCTTGGCCGCACCTGCTGCGGTGGCTTTCGTCCCGAATACCTGCTTGAACTGCTTCCTATAGCCTTGAATAGTATTCAAGGTAGCGACCATCTTTTTCAAGGTGTTGCCCATCTCGATAGGATTCTGGACCGGGCCCAGGGCCTGATCTTCCAGCGAGGGGGACCGACCATCCCAGAACTGCTCCTGGCTGAAGATTCGATTGATCACCATGGGCGCATTGCGGCCACCGACCTGTCCTTTGATCCCTATGGAGGTGGGGCGGTTGTCCGAGAACCCTTTATCCGGCGCGTGACAGGTGGCGCAAGACACGGTTCCATCGGCCGACAGGCGACCGTCAAAGTAGAGCTGTCGCCCGAGTTCGATCTTCTCGGCAGTCAGCGGATTGTCCGGAGGGA is from Candidatus Methylomirabilis tolerans and encodes:
- a CDS encoding c-type cytochrome, whose product is MGQWAKGVPIIAALIVVGGFLSQSGAQEPYKLELPLGLQKEAAYIPPDNPLTAEKIELGRQLYFDGRLSADGTVSCATCHAPDKGFSDNRPTSIGIKGQVGGRNAPMVINRIFSQEQFWDGRSPSLEDQALGPVQNPIEMGNTLKKMVATLNTIQGYRKQFKQVFGTKATAAGAAKAIAAFERSLVCGNSAFDRYEDGDDAALSESEQQGLQLFREKANCLRCHTGFAFTDERYHNLGVGFDKPKSDLGRYTVTKKESDKGAFKTPTLRNIAASAPYLHDGSAKTLEDVIEFYDKGGIKNPHLSNEIKPLNLTAKEKADLVAFLKSLSCPDLQVATPTLPR